In Vicugna pacos chromosome 10, VicPac4, whole genome shotgun sequence, the following proteins share a genomic window:
- the CTSC gene encoding dipeptidyl peptidase 1 isoform X2 yields the protein MGSRPHSLLAALLVLLCGAGTVHCDTPANCTYPDLLGTWVFQVGSSGSQRDVNCTVMGPLEKKVVVHLKKLDTAYDDFGNSGHFTIIYNQGFEIVLNDYKWFAFFKDVTDFISQFFMQLGTVGIYDLPHLRNKLVIK from the exons ATGGGTTCCCGACCCCACTCGCTGCTCGCCGCCCTCCTCGTGCTCCTCTGCGGTGCGGGCACCGTGCACTGCGATACTCCTGCCAACTGCACCTACCCTGACCTGCTGGGCACCTGGGTCTTCCAGGTGGGCTCCAGCGGTTCCCAGCGCGACGTCAACTGCACGGTTATGG gaccactggaaaaaaaagtagTGGTGCACCTTAAGAAGTTGGATACAGCATATGATGACTTTGGGAATTCTGGCCATTTCACCATCATTTACAATCAAGGCTTTGAGATCGTATTGAATGACTACAAGTGGTTTGCCTTTTTTAAG GATGTCACTGATTTTATCAGTCAGTTTTTCATGCAACTGGGAACTGTGGGGATATATGATTTGCCACATCTGAGGAACAAACTGG TTATTAAATAG